The window CTGAGGCTGGATCCGTAAAGCCTGAGTCAGGGGCGCAGCCTATCGCCGGCCGGTTTTTAAAAGGAGCGCCAACGTCGTGGCCAATGCGGCGGCGGCCAACAGCAGCCCGGCGGGGGCGGTCCAACCGGCATAGGCGACGATGGCGCTCAGCACCAGTGGGCCGATGACCTGCCCAAGATAGTTGCCCTGCATTACCAGCCCCAGGCTCAGCGGGACCAGGCTGGGTTCCGGCGTGGCGGCCGGCGTGGCCGCCAGCAGGGTCGCGGGCAGCATGCCGCTGATGGCGCAAAACAGGAAGCACAGCGGGATCAGCAGCGCGACCGGCGTGGCGCTAAGGAAAATGCCCACCCCGGACAGCCCCATCATCAGGCTGGTGGCGGCCAGCAACGAACGGGCGGGGATGCCGCGCGACAGCAGCAGGCCGGCGCTAAGGTTGCCGATGATATTCGCCGCCACTATCACCGCACTGACGCTGCCCGCCGCCGCGAGCGAAAGCCCGACGCGCTGCATCAGGAATATCGGCAGGAAAGACATCACCGCAAAGAACTGCAGATTATAGGCAGTAAAGATCAGCGCCAGCAGCAGCGGCTGTCGTGCGCGCAGCAGATCGGTCAGCGCGCGGCGCAGCTGCAGAGGAACGGCAGACGAAAAGGCCGCTGGGTTGCGGGTAGTGAGTGGCAGCAGCAGCGCGCTCAACAGCGTCAACGCGCCGCCGGCGAACCAACTCTGCTGCCAACTGCCGAGGTGCGGGCCGAAAAATAACGACAGTGCGATGCCTGCCGGCATGAAGGTGCTCCAGATACCG is drawn from Serratia entomophila and contains these coding sequences:
- a CDS encoding MFS transporter — protein: MSAIKPAALEAAPSAPATQWIAVANVLLAGISAALHVGKATIALPELQREFGRSLESLSWVISAFPFIGVFGGIAAGLLVRRWGDRRLLLLGLLVISVASFAGAALHDFAGLIATRFIEGIGFVIVVVASPAVLNRLVEPQQRNLVFGIWSTFMPAGIALSLFFGPHLGSWQQSWFAGGALTLLSALLLPLTTRNPAAFSSAVPLQLRRALTDLLRARQPLLLALIFTAYNLQFFAVMSFLPIFLMQRVGLSLAAAGSVSAVIVAANIIGNLSAGLLLSRGIPARSLLAATSLMMGLSGVGIFLSATPVALLIPLCFLFCAISGMLPATLLAATPAATPEPSLVPLSLGLVMQGNYLGQVIGPLVLSAIVAYAGWTAPAGLLLAAAALATTLALLLKTGRR